A section of the Corynebacterium auris genome encodes:
- a CDS encoding phosphoribosylaminoimidazolesuccinocarboxamide synthase, whose translation MRPELSDYNHLSGGKVREIYEVDADTLLMVASDRISAFDFSLDPEIPDKGRVLTATSAFFFGLLEDVPNHLAGPIDDERIPEEVLGRAQVVKRLEMLPFECVARGYLTGSGKKEYDATGTVCGVELPKGLTEASRLPEPIFTPATKAEQGEHDENVSFAYVASTLGEDLATRLREATLDIYARAAAYAETRGIILADTKLEFGLDEDGTLVLADEVLTPDSSRYWPADSYEEGRVQPSFDKQYVRNWLTGPKSDWDPADGTPPPELPGSVVEATRDRYVEAYERLSGTKFGDWPGAMA comes from the coding sequence ATGCGTCCAGAGCTTTCTGACTACAACCATCTCTCCGGCGGCAAGGTCCGCGAAATCTACGAGGTGGATGCGGACACCCTCCTGATGGTGGCCTCCGACAGGATCTCCGCCTTCGACTTCTCGCTCGACCCGGAGATCCCGGACAAGGGGCGGGTGCTCACCGCCACCTCCGCGTTCTTCTTCGGCCTGTTGGAGGACGTGCCCAACCACCTGGCCGGGCCGATCGACGACGAACGCATCCCCGAGGAGGTCCTCGGCCGGGCCCAGGTGGTCAAGCGCCTGGAGATGCTCCCCTTCGAGTGCGTCGCGCGCGGGTACCTCACGGGTTCCGGGAAGAAGGAGTACGACGCGACGGGCACGGTGTGCGGCGTCGAGCTGCCTAAGGGCCTGACGGAGGCGTCCCGGTTGCCGGAGCCGATCTTCACCCCGGCGACGAAGGCGGAACAGGGCGAGCATGACGAGAACGTTTCCTTCGCGTACGTCGCCAGCACGCTCGGCGAGGACCTGGCCACCCGGCTGCGCGAGGCCACCCTGGACATTTACGCGCGCGCCGCCGCCTACGCCGAGACACGCGGCATCATCCTCGCCGACACCAAGCTCGAGTTCGGCCTCGACGAGGACGGCACGCTGGTGCTTGCGGACGAAGTGCTCACTCCCGACTCCTCCCGCTACTGGCCTGCTGACTCCTACGAGGAGGGGCGCGTGCAACCCAGCTTTGACAAGCAGTACGTGCGCAACTGGCTCACCGGCCCGAAGTCCGATTGGGACCCCGCCGACGGCACCCCGCCCCCGGAGCTGCCCGGTTCTGTCGTCGAGGCCACCCGTGACCGCTACGTGGAGGCCTACGAGCGCCTCAGCGGCACAAAGTTCGGCGACTGGCCGGGGGCGATGGCCTAG
- the purB gene encoding adenylosuccinate lyase has translation MNANVLSHRYASPEMATLWSAEHKIILERQLWVAVMKAQQGLGVDIPDEAIAAYEEVLDQVDLASIAEREKVTRHDVKARIEEFNALAGHEHIHKGMTSRDLTENVEQLQIVRALELTRDKSVALLKAVGNRAEQYTSLVMAGRSHNVAAQATTLGKRFASAADEILLAVERIEQLLAAYPLRGIKGPMGTAQDMLDLMGGDEAKLTQLEGQIARHLGFARTFDSVGQVYPRSLDFDAISALVQLGAGPSSLATTIRLMAGNETVTEGFKEGQVGSSAMPHKMNARSCERVGGFQVILRGYLTMVADLAGQQWNEGDVFCSVVRRVALPDAFFAIDGQLETFLTVLDEFGAFPAMINRELDRYLPFLATTRILMAAVRAGVGRETAHEVIKEHAVAMALDMRENGAEQNLIERLAADERLPLDKAALDAALADRHAFIGAAESQVDAVLARIQALVDAHPDAAGYTPGEIL, from the coding sequence ATGAACGCGAACGTCCTGTCCCACCGCTACGCCTCGCCCGAGATGGCGACGCTGTGGAGCGCCGAGCACAAGATCATCCTGGAGCGCCAGCTCTGGGTCGCGGTGATGAAGGCCCAGCAGGGCCTCGGCGTGGACATTCCGGACGAGGCCATCGCGGCCTACGAGGAGGTCCTCGATCAGGTGGACCTGGCCTCGATCGCCGAGCGCGAGAAGGTCACCCGGCACGACGTGAAGGCGCGCATCGAGGAGTTCAACGCGCTGGCCGGCCACGAGCACATCCACAAGGGGATGACCAGCCGCGACCTCACCGAGAACGTCGAGCAGCTGCAGATCGTCCGCGCGCTTGAGCTGACGCGCGACAAGTCGGTCGCCCTGCTCAAGGCGGTGGGCAACCGCGCCGAGCAGTACACGTCCCTGGTCATGGCGGGCCGCTCTCACAACGTCGCGGCGCAGGCCACCACGCTGGGCAAGCGCTTCGCCTCGGCGGCGGACGAGATCCTCCTCGCCGTCGAGCGCATCGAACAGCTGCTGGCCGCCTACCCGCTGCGCGGCATCAAGGGCCCGATGGGCACCGCCCAGGACATGCTCGACCTCATGGGCGGCGACGAGGCGAAACTTACGCAGCTCGAGGGCCAGATCGCCCGCCACCTCGGCTTCGCCCGCACCTTCGACTCGGTGGGCCAGGTCTACCCCCGCAGCCTCGACTTCGACGCCATCTCGGCCCTCGTCCAGTTGGGTGCCGGGCCGTCCTCGCTGGCCACCACGATCCGTCTCATGGCCGGCAACGAGACGGTCACGGAGGGTTTCAAGGAGGGCCAGGTGGGCTCCTCTGCCATGCCCCACAAGATGAACGCGCGCTCCTGTGAGCGCGTCGGCGGCTTCCAGGTCATCCTGCGCGGTTACCTCACGATGGTCGCGGACCTTGCCGGCCAGCAGTGGAACGAGGGCGACGTGTTCTGCTCAGTCGTGCGCCGCGTCGCGCTGCCAGACGCCTTCTTCGCCATCGACGGCCAGCTGGAGACCTTCCTGACGGTGCTCGACGAGTTCGGAGCCTTCCCGGCCATGATCAACCGGGAGCTCGACCGCTACCTGCCGTTCTTGGCCACCACCCGGATCCTCATGGCGGCGGTGCGCGCCGGGGTCGGCCGCGAGACCGCCCACGAGGTGATCAAGGAGCACGCCGTCGCGATGGCGCTGGACATGCGCGAAAACGGCGCGGAGCAGAACCTCATTGAGCGCCTCGCCGCCGACGAGCGCCTCCCCCTCGACAAAGCGGCGCTCGATGCCGCGCTCGCCGACCGCCACGCCTTCATCGGCGCCGCCGAGTCCCAGGTCGACGCCGTGCTCGCGCGCATCCAGGCGCTTGTCGACGCCCACCCCGACGCCGCCGGTTACACCCCGGGCGAGATCCTCTAA
- a CDS encoding DUF2283 domain-containing protein → MDFDYDPEADAAYLTITQSGALPEQQISAVTAEGMEGEIEIDVDENGKVVGIEFVNASLILPSEFLEKANQIS, encoded by the coding sequence ATGGATTTTGATTATGACCCAGAAGCTGATGCAGCCTATCTAACCATCACGCAGTCAGGTGCCCTTCCGGAACAGCAGATATCCGCAGTAACCGCAGAAGGAATGGAAGGAGAAATAGAGATAGACGTTGATGAAAATGGAAAAGTTGTTGGTATCGAGTTCGTAAATGCTTCCTTGATCCTTCCATCAGAGTTTCTCGAAAAAGCAAACCAGATATCTTAA
- a CDS encoding DUF4258 domain-containing protein yields the protein MVTGFAVAFSGIPVAFANSADRVAREFGSALQVVSPRLQTDSPELEGQVSIDSGVVRASTIGGNEVSLDLPNKELDSLGLDEYSTSSSGASIAVTNEGGGAFRSLIHIPSLESNGEFEFLFPDDVTLVSLPDGGVAVRDNEGRIIGTLDAPWAVDVTGTPVKTWYEIRQSAIVQHVAPTSSTQFPVVADLFWIPFLGIVGGHLTRHALTQMAKRKITKELVEHVMKTGRPSKGNGNTTVFNGNGIRVIVDNVSGNVITVTRG from the coding sequence ATGGTCACCGGTTTCGCTGTAGCTTTTTCAGGTATTCCAGTGGCCTTTGCTAACAGTGCTGATAGAGTTGCCCGCGAGTTTGGGTCGGCGCTTCAGGTAGTCTCTCCGAGACTTCAGACAGACTCTCCGGAGCTGGAAGGTCAAGTTTCAATTGATTCTGGGGTTGTAAGGGCATCGACGATAGGCGGCAATGAAGTCTCTCTTGACCTTCCCAATAAAGAACTTGACTCTTTAGGGTTGGATGAATACTCAACCTCTTCTAGCGGTGCTTCCATTGCAGTTACGAATGAAGGGGGAGGGGCATTCCGATCTCTGATTCACATTCCTAGCCTAGAATCTAATGGCGAGTTCGAATTCTTATTTCCTGATGATGTGACTCTGGTTTCCTTGCCCGATGGTGGAGTCGCGGTTCGAGATAACGAAGGGCGTATCATAGGCACCCTTGACGCCCCTTGGGCCGTAGATGTGACAGGGACCCCAGTTAAAACGTGGTATGAAATTCGTCAAAGCGCGATAGTTCAACATGTTGCACCAACTTCTTCCACGCAGTTTCCCGTAGTAGCAGATCTTTTCTGGATCCCATTCTTAGGCATCGTGGGTGGGCATCTCACGCGTCATGCATTGACCCAGATGGCTAAGCGAAAGATTACTAAAGAGCTGGTTGAGCACGTTATGAAAACAGGCAGACCAAGCAAGGGCAACGGGAATACTACGGTATTTAACGGGAACGGGATTCGAGTTATTGTCGACAATGTGAGCGGAAATGTGATTACCGTTACGAGGGGCTAA
- a CDS encoding Mu transposase domain-containing protein: MVFDNATAIGRRLGTTVVESELFAAFKAHYRTKARYCNPYSGHEKGNVENAVGFIRRNLCVPVPEVASLAELNDYLSSGCAAFAHQIHYKKSATIAELFQQDQQALKACPSVRFNPVRFEVRRTDKTGVVTVGGNRYLVGPAWAGRQVTVELSHDTVTVLDDNTRRIVALPRVFGTTEETVINPLSVLPSLAKKPGAWANSPLRRHMPDAVVGYLDAADATTRREFFTHAETTATECGFDTTVTAAAALLETNATPTGPHLGIAARYSAPPPTQHARANLTTYDQLLATSTTTPDHVEAT; the protein is encoded by the coding sequence ATGGTCTTCGACAACGCCACCGCCATTGGGCGCCGCTTGGGCACCACCGTGGTGGAATCCGAACTCTTCGCCGCGTTTAAGGCGCACTATCGGACGAAGGCTCGCTACTGCAACCCGTACTCGGGCCATGAGAAAGGCAACGTGGAAAACGCGGTCGGTTTCATCCGGCGCAACCTGTGTGTACCTGTGCCTGAAGTAGCCAGCCTGGCGGAGCTAAACGACTATCTCAGCTCCGGGTGCGCCGCGTTTGCCCACCAGATCCACTACAAAAAGTCGGCCACGATCGCGGAGCTATTCCAACAGGATCAGCAAGCGCTCAAAGCGTGCCCGTCGGTGAGGTTTAACCCGGTGCGCTTCGAAGTGCGCCGCACCGATAAGACCGGGGTCGTCACAGTCGGCGGCAATCGCTACCTTGTGGGCCCTGCCTGGGCGGGAAGGCAAGTCACGGTGGAGCTATCGCATGACACCGTCACCGTCTTAGACGACAACACCCGACGCATCGTCGCACTGCCACGAGTCTTCGGCACCACAGAGGAAACGGTGATCAACCCGCTGAGTGTTTTGCCTTCGCTGGCGAAAAAGCCCGGGGCGTGGGCGAACTCACCACTTCGCCGCCACATGCCGGACGCTGTCGTGGGCTATCTCGACGCAGCAGATGCGACAACCCGCAGAGAGTTTTTCACCCACGCCGAAACCACCGCCACAGAATGCGGATTCGACACCACCGTCACCGCTGCCGCGGCACTGCTGGAAACCAACGCGACACCGACCGGGCCACACCTCGGCATCGCCGCACGCTACAGCGCCCCACCACCAACACAGCACGCGCGAGCAAATCTCACCACCTACGATCAGCTGCTCGCCACCAGCACCACCACACCTGATCATGTGGAGGCGACCTAA
- a CDS encoding ATP-binding protein — MSTDTTNNKDRVVTLGRQLYLTTAVLRECADHATPRQCDILIELFEAELESRSASRARRLLHRARIPVRKTLDNYDWSPVTLPADITREHLTTLDFLNGCEDLVFYGDVGTGKTHLAIALVTAACLRGTPARFFTAASLVDHLRNAKLAGKLDKELAALGKNELLVIDELGYIPIDTDGARLLFQAIADAYEQRSLIITTNLAFSQCGPRLRQRRHGSRRNRPHRPPRPHDHLHRPVLPHGKRPHEITQKPSNAQTAQNHATPA, encoded by the coding sequence ATGAGCACCGACACCACCAACAACAAAGACCGCGTGGTGACACTCGGTCGCCAGCTCTACCTCACCACCGCAGTGCTACGCGAATGCGCAGACCATGCCACCCCACGCCAGTGCGACATACTCATTGAGCTTTTCGAAGCTGAACTTGAATCCAGATCCGCATCTAGAGCGCGCCGCCTGCTACACCGAGCACGAATCCCGGTACGAAAAACTCTCGACAACTACGACTGGTCCCCGGTAACTCTGCCCGCCGACATCACCCGCGAACACCTCACCACCCTCGACTTCCTCAACGGATGTGAAGACCTCGTCTTCTACGGTGATGTCGGCACCGGCAAAACACACCTCGCCATCGCCCTGGTCACCGCGGCATGTCTCAGAGGCACTCCTGCAAGGTTTTTCACCGCCGCCAGCCTGGTCGACCATCTGCGCAACGCAAAACTTGCCGGCAAACTCGACAAAGAACTAGCAGCCCTCGGCAAAAACGAACTGCTCGTCATCGATGAACTCGGCTACATCCCAATCGACACCGACGGGGCGAGGCTTTTATTCCAAGCCATCGCCGATGCCTACGAACAACGCAGCCTCATCATCACCACCAACCTCGCGTTTTCCCAATGTGGGCCACGTCTTCGGCAGCGACGACATGGCAGCCGCCGCAATCGACCGCATCGTCCACCACGGCCGCATGATCACCTTCACCGGCCAGTCCTACCGCATGGCAAACGCCCTCATGAAATAACCCAAAAACCCAGCAACGCCCAAACAGCCCAAAACCACGCCACCCCGGCCTAA
- a CDS encoding transposase, producing MKKFTKHTGEQIVVRCEKADRLTKQGKTNAEICREIGVSEATLSRWRRDYGAMTRSEARELKRLREENSKLTTLLGQSELEKAALKELAETKF from the coding sequence ATGAAGAAGTTCACGAAGCACACCGGTGAGCAGATCGTTGTTCGTTGTGAGAAGGCTGATCGGCTCACAAAGCAGGGCAAGACTAACGCTGAGATCTGCCGTGAGATTGGCGTATCTGAGGCGACGTTGTCTCGTTGGCGCCGCGACTACGGTGCCATGACCCGCAGCGAAGCACGGGAGCTTAAGCGTCTGCGCGAAGAAAACAGCAAGCTCACAACCCTTCTCGGCCAGTCCGAGTTGGAAAAGGCTGCTCTCAAGGAGCTGGCCGAGACAAAATTCTAA
- a CDS encoding ABC transporter substrate-binding protein translates to MSSKVSLVVLAAASLALCSCAGEEQGRSESAPSGASEPVTLAHPSFDGAEIEFESQPEELVMDCYAYSSLHEYGLTPAALFGYDCEDPFVMGDLDISGIARIGTNAEIDMEKLAEIGPDAVVGNGSLEGWTWFDETVNAQLRSVAPFVPLPRDESVEENIAQTRYLADFFGGDVDSAQVQQSDEELEQAKVEFQDVMEGSDLSFMLVSPTQEMLYTAVGFPQADFLESLGARIVGAPEPESGNPWGRVAWEEAASYPADILLVEGYDESYSFDNELWNTLPAVQAGQLGPWASKGAMTSRSYAQWLREVTELAASAEKVA, encoded by the coding sequence ATGTCTTCCAAGGTTTCTTTGGTGGTGCTTGCTGCAGCCTCGTTGGCGCTTTGCTCGTGTGCTGGGGAGGAGCAGGGACGTTCTGAGTCGGCGCCTAGTGGAGCTTCTGAGCCGGTGACGCTTGCGCATCCGTCTTTTGATGGGGCGGAAATCGAGTTTGAGAGTCAGCCTGAGGAGCTTGTGATGGATTGTTATGCCTACAGTTCGTTGCATGAGTATGGTCTGACGCCGGCTGCGTTGTTTGGTTATGACTGTGAGGATCCTTTCGTCATGGGGGATCTTGATATTTCGGGTATTGCGCGGATTGGTACCAATGCTGAGATTGATATGGAGAAGCTGGCGGAGATTGGGCCTGATGCAGTTGTTGGTAATGGCTCGTTGGAGGGGTGGACTTGGTTTGATGAGACGGTGAATGCGCAGTTGCGTTCGGTTGCTCCTTTTGTTCCGTTGCCGCGTGATGAGTCGGTGGAAGAAAATATTGCGCAGACGCGTTATCTTGCGGACTTTTTCGGTGGGGATGTAGATAGTGCTCAGGTGCAGCAGTCGGATGAGGAGCTTGAGCAGGCGAAGGTTGAGTTCCAGGACGTGATGGAGGGGAGTGACCTTTCTTTCATGCTGGTCAGCCCGACGCAGGAGATGTTGTATACCGCTGTTGGTTTCCCGCAGGCTGATTTTTTGGAGAGTTTGGGGGCGAGGATTGTTGGCGCGCCTGAGCCTGAAAGTGGTAATCCCTGGGGTCGAGTTGCGTGGGAGGAAGCCGCGTCGTATCCGGCGGATATTCTCCTAGTCGAGGGGTATGACGAGTCGTATTCTTTTGATAATGAGTTGTGGAATACTCTTCCTGCGGTTCAGGCTGGTCAGCTAGGGCCGTGGGCGTCGAAGGGTGCGATGACGTCACGCAGTTACGCGCAGTGGCTTCGTGAGGTCACGGAGTTGGCTGCCTCGGCCGAGAAAGTTGCCTAG
- a CDS encoding FecCD family ABC transporter permease encodes MSALVASMLVGSRHVEAADVVSLLFNPDPADPESQTVWLSRVPRTVLILVAGAAFGVAGALMQAVTRNPMTDPGILGVNAGSSLAVVVGLAFFGLTDIRQYMWWAFGGAMVTSVVVFAIGNSGPVRGSPVRMTLSGVALGAVLSGFTSAVLLTNSQLLAQMRGWSAGTTASQPLNDTLVIVPFIILGLIIAISASRSLDVLALGEASAVSLGTDPTRVRLVALVSITLLAGGATAAAGPIAFLGLMAPHLARSLVGPHQGWIIAYSVLIAPTVMGFADVLGRVITTGEVPVGVVTAFIGAPLLIYMVRRYRVAEV; translated from the coding sequence GTGAGCGCGCTTGTCGCGAGCATGCTGGTCGGCTCCCGTCATGTCGAGGCTGCGGACGTTGTCTCGCTGCTGTTTAACCCAGACCCCGCTGACCCGGAGTCGCAGACCGTCTGGTTGTCGCGAGTGCCGCGGACGGTTCTCATCCTCGTCGCGGGTGCCGCGTTCGGCGTGGCCGGGGCGCTCATGCAGGCGGTCACGCGTAACCCGATGACGGACCCGGGCATCCTGGGGGTCAACGCTGGTTCCTCGCTGGCCGTGGTGGTGGGCCTCGCCTTCTTCGGGTTGACCGATATCCGCCAGTACATGTGGTGGGCCTTCGGAGGTGCGATGGTGACCTCTGTGGTGGTTTTCGCCATTGGAAATTCGGGCCCAGTGCGCGGCAGCCCCGTCCGGATGACGCTCTCGGGTGTCGCCCTAGGCGCGGTGCTGTCTGGTTTCACGTCCGCGGTGTTGCTGACTAATTCGCAACTCTTGGCGCAGATGCGAGGGTGGTCTGCGGGGACGACCGCGTCGCAGCCCTTGAACGACACGCTGGTGATTGTGCCCTTCATCATCCTGGGCCTCATCATCGCGATTTCCGCGTCGCGCTCGCTTGATGTGCTTGCGCTTGGCGAGGCTTCGGCCGTGTCGCTGGGAACAGACCCGACGCGTGTGCGCCTCGTGGCGCTTGTGTCCATCACGTTGCTCGCTGGTGGTGCAACAGCCGCTGCTGGTCCCATCGCCTTCCTCGGGTTGATGGCCCCGCATTTGGCGCGCTCATTGGTGGGGCCCCACCAAGGCTGGATCATCGCGTACTCGGTGCTTATCGCGCCGACAGTGATGGGTTTCGCCGACGTCCTTGGCCGGGTGATCACCACCGGTGAGGTTCCCGTGGGCGTGGTCACGGCATTCATCGGCGCGCCGCTTTTAATTTACATGGTGCGCCGTTATCGGGTCGCGGAGGTGTAA
- a CDS encoding FecCD family ABC transporter permease, which translates to MLVDARSLVLCTILWGIIAVLATFAVTTGSASISLGEVVDVMRGRGDDYTSMVVGEWRAPRVVLAIILGVCLALSGVIFQNLTRNPLGSPDVIGFQTGAFTGALVVMLVLRGGAAATMMGALAGGIATALVVFFLSSSQGAVKAVRLIIVGIGVGAMLSSFNVWLMLTATVEDATMAGLWGAGNLSGASWQTVVVVGAGSGAFVLGAAVLGRPLRLQQIGVPFATALGQNVRLVQVAALLVGIGLTAVATASVGPISFIALASPQIARRLARTDGLALGPSAAVGALLLLLADVTAQRIYPMSPLPVGIVTVSIGGLYFLWLLLREGKNR; encoded by the coding sequence ATGCTTGTCGACGCCCGCTCGCTTGTCCTGTGCACAATCCTGTGGGGCATCATTGCCGTGCTCGCGACCTTTGCTGTAACGACAGGGTCGGCGTCGATAAGCCTGGGTGAGGTCGTCGACGTGATGCGAGGGCGCGGTGATGACTACACTTCGATGGTGGTGGGCGAGTGGCGTGCGCCGCGGGTGGTTTTGGCCATTATCCTCGGCGTCTGCTTGGCGCTGAGCGGGGTGATATTTCAGAATCTGACGCGAAACCCGTTGGGCTCGCCGGATGTGATCGGGTTCCAAACGGGTGCGTTTACGGGCGCGCTCGTGGTCATGCTGGTTCTGCGCGGCGGGGCGGCGGCGACGATGATGGGCGCGCTGGCCGGTGGCATCGCCACGGCGCTCGTGGTGTTTTTCTTGTCCTCTTCGCAGGGGGCGGTGAAGGCGGTGCGCCTGATCATCGTCGGTATCGGTGTGGGCGCTATGCTCTCGTCCTTCAACGTGTGGCTGATGCTGACGGCGACGGTGGAAGACGCGACCATGGCTGGGCTCTGGGGAGCGGGCAACCTGTCGGGCGCGTCGTGGCAGACGGTTGTGGTTGTCGGTGCCGGGTCGGGTGCGTTCGTTCTTGGAGCCGCCGTGCTGGGCCGGCCGTTGCGCCTGCAGCAAATCGGTGTGCCTTTTGCCACGGCGCTCGGCCAGAACGTGCGGTTGGTGCAGGTAGCGGCGCTCCTGGTGGGAATAGGCCTGACCGCTGTGGCCACGGCCTCGGTGGGGCCCATCTCCTTTATTGCGCTGGCATCCCCGCAGATTGCTCGCCGCCTTGCGCGCACCGATGGGCTTGCGCTCGGGCCGAGCGCCGCCGTTGGTGCGTTGCTTCTTTTGCTTGCAGACGTCACTGCGCAGCGTATTTACCCGATGTCTCCGCTTCCGGTCGGCATCGTCACAGTCTCCATCGGCGGACTGTATTTTTTGTGGTTGCTTTTACGGGAAGGAAAGAACCGATGA
- a CDS encoding ABC transporter ATP-binding protein, translating to MTRLEASGVALAYGDKVVCEDISAPIPDGEFTVIVGPNACGKSTLLKSLTRLLAPSRGSVLLDGRQLHTMPTKQVAREVGLLPQGPVAPDGVRVVDLVSRGRNPHRGMFSPWSPRDEEAVAAAMESTGVRELSGRYVDELSGGQRQRVWMAVALAQQTPILLLDEPTTYLDLSHQIELLELCRSLNRNQGHTLVAVLHDLNQAARYADHIIAMKDGQVVATGTPQEVITEELVAEVFGLDARVIADPESRSPLVVPRWAHPRAEAQPRETAAVGSER from the coding sequence ATGACACGACTCGAAGCTTCAGGTGTGGCCCTGGCGTACGGCGACAAGGTGGTGTGTGAAGACATCAGCGCGCCTATCCCCGATGGGGAGTTCACCGTAATCGTCGGGCCGAACGCGTGCGGAAAGTCGACATTGCTGAAAAGCCTGACGCGCCTGCTTGCGCCCTCGCGCGGCAGCGTGCTCCTTGATGGGCGCCAATTACACACCATGCCGACAAAACAGGTTGCCCGGGAGGTCGGCCTCTTGCCGCAGGGACCAGTCGCCCCCGACGGGGTGCGGGTCGTCGACCTTGTCAGTCGCGGGCGTAACCCGCATCGCGGGATGTTTTCTCCCTGGTCGCCGCGTGACGAGGAGGCGGTGGCCGCCGCCATGGAGTCCACGGGTGTGCGGGAGCTGTCGGGCCGCTACGTCGACGAGCTTTCTGGCGGGCAGCGCCAGCGGGTATGGATGGCGGTCGCGCTCGCTCAGCAGACTCCGATTCTGTTGTTGGATGAGCCCACAACCTACCTGGACCTCAGCCACCAGATCGAGCTTTTAGAGCTGTGCCGCAGCCTCAACCGCAACCAGGGGCATACCCTCGTTGCGGTGCTGCACGACCTCAACCAGGCAGCGCGCTACGCCGACCACATCATTGCGATGAAAGACGGTCAAGTGGTGGCCACCGGTACACCGCAGGAGGTGATCACCGAGGAGCTTGTCGCCGAGGTCTTTGGCCTCGACGCCAGGGTGATCGCGGATCCGGAGTCGCGCAGCCCGCTGGTGGTGCCGCGGTGGGCGCACCCGCGCGCTGAGGCGCAGCCGCGGGAGACTGCCGCCGTGGGCAGCGAGCGCTAG
- the purD gene encoding phosphoribosylamine--glycine ligase, giving the protein MRILVIGSGGREHALLAGLRGNELHVAPGNAGMASLAEVHSVDVASPEAIVALARDVGAELVVIGPEIPLVAGAADALKEAGIDVVGPTKAAAQLEGSKAFAKEVMAAAGVRTASATRVTELAEVEETLSEYGPNYVVKDDGLAGGKGVVVTQDRAAAEAHARAVIEAGNPVLFESFLEGPEISLFCLVDGETVVPLLPAQDHKRAHDNDAGPNTGGMGAYTPLPWLPDKGVERIVAEIAEPVAREMAARGIPYQGILYVGAAWGPEGPAVVEFNARFGDPETQPVLSLLKTPLVDALTATATGTLADLAPLEWEDGYAATVVLAAEDYPAAPRTGDAITGEGLDDPARILHAGTAMQDGVLVSSGGRVLNALGKGATLEQAVDKAYEAVEKIALQGSFYRRDIARKAIEGDIRVEG; this is encoded by the coding sequence ATGCGCATCCTTGTTATCGGTTCGGGCGGCCGTGAACACGCCCTTCTGGCTGGGTTGAGGGGCAACGAGCTGCACGTGGCGCCGGGCAACGCCGGTATGGCCTCGCTTGCCGAGGTCCATTCGGTGGACGTGGCCTCGCCGGAGGCGATCGTGGCGCTCGCCCGCGACGTCGGCGCGGAGCTCGTGGTCATCGGCCCGGAGATCCCGCTCGTCGCCGGGGCGGCGGATGCCCTGAAGGAGGCCGGCATCGACGTTGTCGGCCCAACGAAGGCCGCCGCGCAGCTCGAGGGCTCTAAGGCCTTTGCCAAGGAGGTCATGGCCGCGGCGGGCGTACGCACGGCCTCGGCGACGCGCGTGACGGAGCTGGCGGAGGTCGAGGAGACCCTTAGCGAGTACGGCCCGAACTACGTGGTCAAGGACGACGGGCTGGCCGGCGGCAAGGGTGTGGTGGTCACCCAGGACCGCGCGGCCGCCGAGGCGCACGCCCGCGCCGTGATCGAGGCCGGCAACCCGGTCCTGTTCGAGTCCTTCCTCGAAGGCCCCGAGATCTCCCTGTTCTGCCTCGTCGACGGCGAAACCGTCGTGCCACTGCTGCCCGCGCAGGACCACAAGCGCGCCCACGATAACGACGCCGGCCCCAACACCGGCGGCATGGGTGCCTACACACCGCTGCCGTGGCTGCCCGACAAAGGCGTCGAGCGCATTGTCGCCGAGATCGCCGAGCCCGTCGCCCGTGAGATGGCCGCCCGCGGCATCCCCTACCAGGGCATTCTCTACGTCGGCGCGGCCTGGGGCCCGGAGGGACCGGCTGTCGTCGAGTTCAACGCCCGCTTCGGCGACCCCGAGACGCAGCCCGTGCTCTCCCTGCTGAAAACGCCGCTTGTCGACGCCTTAACCGCCACCGCCACCGGCACCCTCGCCGACCTGGCCCCCCTCGAGTGGGAGGACGGCTACGCGGCCACCGTCGTGCTCGCCGCCGAGGACTACCCGGCCGCACCCCGCACCGGCGACGCCATCACCGGCGAGGGTCTGGACGACCCGGCCCGGATCCTCCACGCCGGCACCGCGATGCAGGACGGGGTGCTCGTCTCCTCGGGCGGCCGCGTGCTCAACGCGCTGGGTAAGGGTGCGACGCTGGAGCAGGCCGTCGATAAGGCGTACGAGGCCGTGGAAAAGATCGCGTTGCAGGGCTCGTTCTACCGCCGGGACATCGCTCGCAAGGCCATCGAGGGTGACATCCGCGTGGAGGGCTAG